In Primulina huaijiensis isolate GDHJ02 chromosome 4, ASM1229523v2, whole genome shotgun sequence, the DNA window ttactTGGCATATTCTTGATTCTTGCAGACGAGATTAAACCAATGGCTTCATCAAGTTCGTACAACTCTCCCTGCGCAGCCTGCAAGTTCCTAAGGCGAAAATGCATGCCGGGCTGCATCTTCGCTCCTTACTTCCCCCCGGAAGAGCCCCAGAAATTCGCCAACGTTCACAAAATCTTCGGAGCAAGCAACGTGACCAAGCTCCTCAACGAGCTCCTCCCCCACCAACGTGAGGATGCGGTGAATTCCCTCGCCTACGAGGCCGAGGCTCGTGTCAGGGACCCCGTCTACGGCTGCGTCGGCGCCATCTCCTTCCTTCAGAGACAGGTCGAACGCCTGCAGAAGGAACTCGACGCCGCCAATGCCGATTTGATCCGTTTCGCCTGCAACGAGATCCCGGCAGCCGGCCTGCAGCCCACCACTCCGAATCTGATCCAAACGAATGCACCTCCCCGCCACCGAGCCGTGGAGTACAACAGGCCAAGAATCGAGGGAAACGGTGGTGGGTTTTATCAAACACCAAATTTCCCATATGCCTATCCACTTCCATGGAATGATAATTATAACCCTCAAGGAGGAGGGCTTGatggaaatttttgaaaaaaggtGAAATGAAAATCTAAGGCCATTTGAAGGGCAACAGATCACATTAGGGTTTGTGTCACTCTAGAGTAATGGCTGCAACAACAAATTTCCCATATGCATTTTTATCTATACATTTCCATGGCTTCTAGCTAGTAGTTTATAGCCTCACATGCATTCTTCTAGCTACTGGCCTGTTACTCTTTTAAagaacattattattattatttggtgGTTTTTAATAACTGTATCGCACTGTTATTTAGCAGCCAGAAACCAAGATTTAATCTGTTATTAAGTGTATATTTTTGAGGACTTGTTTGGTTCCAGTTTGAGGATCTGACTGTGTGGGATTGTTGATTCTTGATTGAGAATAAAAAAAAGTGTTCTTTTTTGTGTGTCTGCAattgattattaatataattatcgGTTGAGGACTTGTTTGGTTCCAGTTCTGCATTCTCTATCAAGTTACATAAAAGCATTCTTCAATTTCATGTAACCACGAAATTTCTCCTAATACCCATattcttcaatcatataatTCAAACCAGCAGTGATATATATTCATTACTAGCTACTACTTTTTGAGTAAAGGGTTTTCACGAGTAAAGGTAAATTTTTTGGTCCACTAACTTGTCGCATATCGGATTTTTTGGTCCATATAAAAGAAGTTTTAGATCGACAAAAGGCTTAGTTTCTTCCACTTTTTAGCACCAGATTATAACATACATCGCAGTATGTATCTTATCTCAGTTTCCAGCTTGTGAACCTCAGTACCTTTGCTTCAGGCTTTCAGAAATAGTGCATAGAAACAGATCTTTCTTACATTGGATCCATAAAGATAGTCACCCTTTTGTACACATTTCCAGTTTacttttatacacacacacagatatatataNNNNNNNNNNNNNNNNNNNNNNNNNNNNNNNNNNNNNNNNNNNNNNNNNNNNNNNNNNNNNNNNNNNNNNNNNNNNNNNNNNNNNNNNNNNNNNNNNNNNNNNNNNNNNNNNNNNNNNNNNNNNNNNNNNNNNNNNNNNNNNNNNNNNNNNNNNNNNNNNNNNNNNNNNNNNNNNNNNNNNNNNNNNNNNNNNNNNNNNNNNNNNNNNNNNNNNNNNNNNNNNNNNNNNNNNNNNNNNNNNNNNNNNNNNNNNNNNNNNNNNNNNNNNNNNNNNNNNNNNNNNNNNNNNNNNNNNNNNNNNNNNNNNNNNNNNNNNNNNNNNNNNNNNNNNNNNNNNNNNNNNNNNNNNNNNNNNNNNNNNNNNNNNNNNNNNNNNNNNNNNNNNNNNNNNNNNNNNNNNNNNNNNNNNNNNNNNNNNNNNNNNNNNNNNNNNNNNNNNNNNNNNNNNNNNNNNNNNNNNNNNNNNNNNNNNNNNNNNNNNNNNNNNNNNNNNNNNNNNNNNNNNNNNNNNNNNNNNNNNNNNNNNNNNNNNNNNNNNNNNNNNNNNNNNNNNNNNNNNNNNNNNNNNNNNNNNNNNNNNNNNNNNNNNNNNNNNNNNNNNNNNNNNNNNNNNNNNNNNNNNNNNNNNNNNNNNNNNNNNNNNNNNNNNNNNNNNNNNNNNNNNNNNNNNNNNNNNNNNNNNNNNNNNNNNNNNNNNNNNNNNNNNNNNNNNNNNNNNNNNNNNNNNNNNNNNNNNNNNNNNNNNNNNNNNNNNNNNNNNNNNNNNNNNNNNNNNNNNNNNNNNNNNNNNNNNNNNNNNNNNNNNNNNNNNNNNNNNNNNNNNNNNNNNNNNNNNNNNNNNNNNNNNNNNNNNNNNNNNNNNNNNNNNNNNNNNNNNNNNNNNNNNNNNNNNNNNNNNNNNNNNNNNNNNNNNNNNNNNNNNNNNNNNNNNNNNNNNNNNNNNNNNNNNNNNNNNNNNNNNNNNNNNNNNNNNNNNNNNNNNNNNNNNNNNNNNNNNNNNNNNNNNNNNNNNNNNNNNNNNNNNNNNNNNNNNNNNNNNNNNNNNNNNNNNNNNNNNNNNNNNNNNNNNNNNNNNNNNNNNNNNNNNNNNNNNNNNNNNNNNNNNNNNNNNNNNNNNNNNNNNNNNNNNNNNNNNNNNNNNNNNNNNNNNNNNNNNNNNNNNNNNNNNNNNNNNNNNNNNNNNNNNNNNNNNNNNNNNNNNNNNNNNNNNNNNNTATATATATAGCATTATATTGGTAAGATAATAAATAAAGTTGGAATACATATTCCCATTACAACCCCACATAAAAAGTAACAAATTCTGTGAACTAATGTAGATGGACCATATTATTTCTTGGAGCAAGATTAGGGTTAGGGTTATAATATATTTACTTAATCTGTTCAAGTATGTTGTTCTAAAAATATTATCTCGAAACACTTCAACACATACAAAATATTACCTTCATCTTTAAGTCGAGGAAAGACGTTATTAACACAATGTTCTTGTGGCGTCGAATATATCCGTAACATTATCAATATTCGATATATATGTGAAACTGATATCATCGACCATAAACCGATTATATTGGAATTTCCAGTCTCCGCCCTTCACGGCCTCTACTCCCATTAAATTCACTATATATACTCAAAAAATTAACTTCAAAGATGAAAgacatattaaaaatttatcgaCCACCctaaattttttagttaataACTTTAACCCAACNATATTCCTttgtttaaataatatataatgtgACTGAATCTTTGTCAAATCATGTATGAAATAACTAAAAAGAACTCAAAGAATGAACCCACACGAGTGGTGTTGGTGCACACGAGTTTCgcagtatgtatgtatgtatagttTAGCAGTGTAAAGCTGAAATCCTATCATTTCACACCATAAAACACAAAGAGGTCTGTGTCAGAAATTAGGAACTGTTCGAAACCCTGTTTTTCTCTGCAGTTACATCTTGTCTATCATTCTCCAATTCATCGTTTTCTCGAGATAAACAACATATTTATCTGCCTTAGGCTTACATTCATATTGTCAGTCAttgttatataattttatttatacaatAATTAATAGAATAAATATAGtttacatatttatatttatatttatgagatAATTCAATTTGATGTATATATGtagtgaaaagtaatatttttgatataaaaaataatatttttttatggacaGGTCATGTCGGAATctcgtatcacaaaattgactcgtcaGACTTCTCATTAATGTTTTGCGTAACTAACATAGATTTTTCGAGAAAAATTAGCATTTTGTTACAATATTCTTGTCTATTTGTGATTTTGATCAAATATGTTATAGGATTTCGGTTTTATTTCgttgtatttaatttttcaattttgataattttcgaCATATCATCGATATGATGTTGACTTGATGTGACACCAACATAACGTgcaattttgatgatttttccaGCGTAGCGCTAATATAATCATGATGTACACCAATATGGCAACATgcacaattttgatcatttttcCAATATAATGTTAATACGGTGCTGACATAACACTAACACAATATTTACGTTTACAGCGTGGTAGCAAGTAGCAACGCTTCTGTGGGAAACATGACTGAAATTGTCACCAACTTTGACAACGTAAAACACCAAAAttgaaaacataaataaacaaaatgaaaattacaattcattcttatttttctgcaaatcatttaataatttaccaaaaattaaatataatgtttctaaattaataagattttgttaaataatactATGAAGAAATTTAACATTAAATACTCGTTTATATCATCCCTGAATCATATAATGGTTATAACACtatataaatcattttgttcgtgtgtgtgtatatttaTAACTATTGCTTGAAAATATCTCTCGAATtcaagatttcataaatcagcGCCACAGATGTACGTAGAAGTAGTAAAAAAACATTctatatacataaaaatacattaaaaattGGGGATAAAACAGATTGAAATAATTGAGAAAAGTGCTTCTATATATAATGAGTTGGTCTCTTGTAAGAATACGGTcccacgaatctttatatgtgaaacgagtcaatcctaccgatattcacaataaaaagtaatactcttagcataaaaaataatgttttttcatggatgacccaaataagagatcagtctcacaaaatacgatctgtgagaccgtctcatacaagtttttgccatatataATTCAACCCAAATCGATTTCAAATTAATCTAAACTAAATATTACTCCAAAAACGAGTAATTCACATTTACTTCCCCAACACTTTTTGTATTTAACACTAACATTCTTTAGTACAAAAATTATAACATCTAAAGAGATATAAACgtcaaatacataaaatataagaGAGAttgattaatataaatattctcTCCAAAAACCAAAAATCTACAAAGGagaattaattttgtgaaaaaaaaactaaacttTCATTAATTATGAGAACATCCTATTCTGGCTCctccaatttattttcattttcataattAGTAATTTATAAATTGTAATTAGCCTTAATGACGGtgttaattgtatttaaatatttttaaaacagaataggcaaaaacttgtatgagacggtctcacgggtcatattttgtgagatgaatctcttatttgggtcatccattaaaaaaaattacttttttatgctaagagtattactttttattgtgatatcggtaggattgacccgtctcacggataaagattcgtgagaccgtctcacaagagacccactcaacataatataaaaaaatgtgtaCAGTTGAAAGCAGAGGGGAACGGGGGGATTCTGAGTAAATGTTGAATACTTAGACGACAAAGAATACAAAGAAAACAGTAATATTAAATTCAAGAATCCATCAAACACATCAATCCTGCAAGACGTGCTAAAGAAGCAAAGACCAGTTGAGAACTGACAATTTCTCAgacttttttcattttttatttccatataatataatattttttatatataaataatcaaataaattattgttttgcATCTTGCTGTGATtcctaatttaatatatatatatatatgtgtgtgaacTAAAGGGTAGTTTTGATgcattttgattatataaatatgatcttaatatttaaatgaagtttaataaatttaattttctgaaTTTACCTTTTATAATTATTCTTTTTTAAGTTGAGGGTTctaattaattagttaaagaattatacatttgaatatccaaataaattttttttagatgatTGAAATTACCCATCCTATAATTTctttttcaaatcaaaattgATCAGGTAAGCTATGGAATTGTTATTCATATTCAGAGTCCTCAAATGACTAACAATGAGATACTCTCTTAGTCCTGAgagataataaattatattttgatataaaaatattatattttgatataattaatttagatatatacaaaatatttatataatgtcCGGTGATATGGATGAGTTTGGATAATAAGTttgataaaataagaataaaataagGATATATAATGTATAAAGATGAATAATTTATTGTTTGATATGTTTTTAACTTGGATAATTATTGTGTTTgctaatttataattattgagTTCAATAGTTGTTCCTACATGGTAGATCAATCGAAACGTCACGCTTGAGTTGTTatgcaaatttaataaaatttagttGCACAGTTAGCagttatagtttttggtaaactATCAAGTTTTTGGTGCTACAATTTGTATCAGAGTCAAGGTCACGAGTCGATTCACATTTATTACGGGGACTACATTTATTGAGAAAGAGATTGTTGGGATACAATAATTCTCTACTGGTTAGAGAAATTGAAGCGTGAAGCTTGAGTttttgtacgatttaaaatatttgaattgtacCATCTAACcaattataaattttggtaaaacagCAAACGCTCGATCGTACAATGATAAATTAAATGTCcttacaaaatttaaatcaatcaTGATTATCAAATGATATTATCGTAAAATTACATTCATATCATTCTTATCATATGTTCATCATATGGGTAGAGACGGCTCTAATGCGACCCATATATAATGTCATCATATGTCAGTTGATGAAATTGAGATTACTAACATATAGACAAACATGATacgaataaaaatttatttatcatctCACTTTCATCAAGTGCaccaaaatattatattattagtcaatacaaaattattattgGTGCATGCATTTGCCTTAGCCCCCACCAACATTTTCTTTACATTCTGGATTTGTTTCTTTAGGTTTGGATGTTTTTGACACTAGAATTCCTTGCTCACGCCACCCCCTTTCTNtcttttttatataaaaattgaatgCCCCACTAATCTtatataattacataaaaattgaaACGTAGATGAAGTATTCTAGAATTAATAATCAAGTGGAGATTTCTCCAATGATGGCTTAATCAGATCCatcaagaacaaataatatGCTATtcatttaacaattaaaatataaatcaagattttcacaAACTCGTTTGCGCCGAAGGAATAATGAAAAAGCTTCAAGATCATACGACTTTATGTATGGTGATAAAGTTAtttaacaaagaagaaataaaatatagCTAGCTAGCTTGTGACAATTTGTTTCTACATTTTCAATGCCGATGTTGCGTGTGGTATTatgttaaatttcatttttagttcgatatctttcttttgtttttgcttttgcctttttgcaattttaatcttttttctaATGTAGAGTTCTTGTAAATAGCACCCAATGCAGTGTTTTTGTGGCATTAACATGACACTAACGTGTACAATATGTCACATGAATCCCGATGAAAGGTGTTAAAAACTTAAAGATATTGAACTAAGACCAAATTTTGAATATAGATAACCAAAAACAAACAAGCAGtaccaaaattaaaattttccaaattataTATTAGGGAAACTGTAATATTATTTGGTATATAATCGTCCTTctgttgtcaaatttcatttttttggttCATTATCATTGTTATACTTACAATTCTAACCTTTTTAGGCGTGGCGCTGATGCAACACCTACGTGACTCTGACGTGACTCTGATGCATGTAGTGTTGTATAAGTACTTCTaatgaaaaataactaaaatttcaaaaaaaataaaaaaaatacaccaCTAAACTGAAATTAGACAACATAGATAACAGAGACGAAGCCACTATTGGGCTAGAGTGCGCTCCAGCCCtacccaatttttttaaaaaaaattagtagttttaatttttgagttttttttacccctactttatttttgaaacttttttAGTTATACCTTATTGATGCAAATATggggaatttttttaaatttcgaggaGTTTTTAAAAACGGTTTTCTACAAATAGTTATAATCAAATATGACTTTTTCGCATTTCGATCAAAAGGGTTGAATGACTCAATATAAgttgtaaaaataactttaagtttcaaatatatttatttagacCATTTTTACATTAacaaacaaatatattaaattgagttaatataaagttattacatatatattttattagatctttgtttgatttatattaatactaaaagttttatagaattttaaatttttagtatGAATTAGTGTGTATTTATAAGGATTAacctttcaaaattttcaaaatttcgatGTACATCATAATATATGTGTTATTCTATGATTTGAAATTCGCATAAAATTGTTTGAATGATGTACCGAGATTTTTTCTTGATATTATAATGTTCATcttattatttgatatttatctATATCCAAATCtatgcattatttttttattgttggcTTTAAAAACTGATGCTAACTTGTTTTGGCATTTGACATGAATGATTCTTAAGagtcaaaaaaattgaaaaatccaTTTTGGATTCAAGTTAAGGGCAAATACAATTCTAtactattaaattttataataaagtcattaggatataaatattataaatttctaataaaattttattggacAATAGAACTAGCCTTAAAAGTATATAtttccaataaaaaaatttaaatttatttaattcgattttatattgcattttttttaaaacctgcttttttaaaaaaaaattctaaaagttCGGGTTGGTTCGTTTTGTTTTTATAGTAAGGTTCGTTCGGTTCAGTTTGTCAAAAAAAGTTCAgttgatttgattttaaaaagttCGGTTCTATTTTAACCAAATACTAATCCATATTAGTGTCTAAACATGGACGGAGCCGCCTCATGTATTTTCGAATCCTGATTCCGCCTCtgacataaaattaaaatagcaaATAAACAAACATGTATAACGAAAATCGCAGTTTTGGTTAGATACTATGATTTACAAGTTAACGTTTTACAAACTGACTAAACCGACCAACTTATTTCTACTAATATAATTACATCCTTTCTtcatatcatttgaaattatatacACTTCAATTATAGCAATACTCCtaaatcaattaatttgaaTTAGTAATTCACATGCTAATTGGTGCTTTAGGAAAAGGCTAGGGACtttaaaagttatttatttCATATGTAGATTCTAGCTAGGTTGACTCATATAACAATGGAATTGTAATACATACTTTTTGTTAATGGTAAAGAGATTCTCTCGCATGATGTTACTAATCATGTTGCTCATGATTACCTccattagtttaattaattttttctttttcattatggAAAAAGCATAAAAAAAAGGCCAAGATTATGGGCTTTAGTATATATAATCTTGcattttattagaaaatatataGGTTTCAATTTTTTGGAAGAGATTCAAAGTTCTTAAATGTATGGCACAAGTAAAGATAGatcacaaaaattcatgtgagacggtctcacaggtcaattttgtgaaacatatattctatatgggtcatccacgaaaaattattactttttaggtcaaatatattaatttttattgtaaatatggatatgAGTGATCCgcctcacgaataaagatccgtgagactgtcttatgaaagacctactcaaGATACATATATGTGGAGTACACGAGACAAATGTGATTTGGAGAAGTGAAATAGAACTAGATgagaatgaaaatttaaaaccgCACTAGTTTGCGTATAAAATTAGCAAGTCGATGTCAGTTTATAAATAATCTGATATCAACATctcaaatttataaataaagttttaaatttgatacATAATTATAACAAACTCTTCTCGAGTAAATATGTTTATAGTCCCTCAGTTTGGCCCGAAGTTaccaacaaattgaagatataaTTTGATAATTGTTGTTTGAGAGCAAAATAGTCTCACGAATTTATTTGGGCTCCAATGAAAGTTGTAATGGgccatttattttcttatcagCCCAATTGGTTGATCAAACCATAATTGTGGTTTGGCAACTCAATTATGGCCCAAAATAAATTCGATAATCTTCAATCCGCTCTACTTTGGGTGTTCAATAATTTACAACTTTAAGGTAACTTTATCCATAGATGTTTTAAATACGAAAGAAATTAGTATTTCTTGAAATATtcagaaaacaaataaaatgaaaGTATATATATTGACGTGTATAGAttataaatgatatatatatagacgATCGTCTCCTTTAAATACATAGTGTTATCTGGATATGACAATTGTCTCCCAACATACAAAGACTTCCAACTTCTGATAGTAACACTATAAATCATAAGTTTCATAACTAGAAAATGAAACAAACTCTCTTttgagaaaaaagaagaaaaagaagttcAAAATGAATGCAAATTTTCTTGCCACATTTGGACACTAAGGCGCCCCCCGTCTATGCACATCAACACATTCACTGGCTCATGGAACAATCCGTTTCGagtttcatata includes these proteins:
- the LOC140974770 gene encoding protein LATERAL ORGAN BOUNDARIES-like; protein product: MASSSSYNSPCAACKFLRRKCMPGCIFAPYFPPEEPQKFANVHKIFGASNVTKLLNELLPHQREDAVNSLAYEAEARVRDPVYGCVGAISFLQRQVERLQKELDAANADLIRFACNEIPAAGLQPTTPNLIQTNAPPRHRAVEYNRPRIEGNGGGFYQTPNFPYAYPLPWNDNYNPQGGGLDGNF